From Coleofasciculus sp. FACHB-T130:
TCATTGAGAAGATCGATCAGGGATTTCAGAGTATTGACTGTTTGCCGCTCAGATTCTGCTAAATCTAGGGTGGAAACTTGTTGCAGCACATCAGCAGGATGTCCCCGCAGCTCAAATAGAAATAAAGCTCGTTCTCGCAATTCGGGGGAAAGGGGCAGAGTTTCCAGTGCGATTCGATCGAGATGCGCGATCGCCCGTCGCACTTTTTCTTGCAGATGAACTGGAAACGGAGAAAAAAGCGATCGCGTTAACCCCGCTTCTCCCAAAATTACCTGCCACTGGCTTAACCCCAGACACTTCAAGCAGTCTCCCAGCAACAACAGCACTTCTGCATCTGCCAAGACACCCCCCGCACCCAACAGCTCTACCCCTGCCTGGTAAAATTCCTGCTGACGTCCGTAATTGCTGCCCTGCGGACGGCGGAATACATTTGCGTTGTAGTAGAGGCGTTGCGGATAAGTAACACCAGCCATCCGCGTCACAGATGCACGGGCGATCGAAGCCGTCAGTTCTGGGCGCAGTCCGAGCGTCCCCTCCTCAGCATCCTGTATTTGAATCACTGTCGAGCGCTGGATGGCTCCGCCTGCCATCAAAGTATCCAACCGCTCTAGAGTGGAGGTGATAATCCGGTGATAGCCCCAGCGGTGATACACCTGCTGCAACCGATCTTCAATCCAGCTTTTTTGAGCGACATCGAGAGGCAGCAAATCCCTCGCGCCTGCCGGGGGTTGATAAACCATTCAGTCGTTGTTTTTTGTTAGTTGACAAGCGATTTTCAAGCGAAATATTCGCGATTAGCCAGTTGACGGTTTGACTCTAGTTCTCACCGAAAACTTTCAAACATCTAATAGCCGAGTTGCTAATCGAAGAAATCGCTTTCTTATTTCTTCTTACCAAACATACCAAATAAACCGCCTCCAGACTTATCC
This genomic window contains:
- a CDS encoding ATP phosphoribosyltransferase regulatory subunit, coding for MVYQPPAGARDLLPLDVAQKSWIEDRLQQVYHRWGYHRIITSTLERLDTLMAGGAIQRSTVIQIQDAEEGTLGLRPELTASIARASVTRMAGVTYPQRLYYNANVFRRPQGSNYGRQQEFYQAGVELLGAGGVLADAEVLLLLGDCLKCLGLSQWQVILGEAGLTRSLFSPFPVHLQEKVRRAIAHLDRIALETLPLSPELRERALFLFELRGHPADVLQQVSTLDLAESERQTVNTLKSLIDLLNEGCSHQQSFPVTLDLSLIQTFNYYTGIVFEVVSDTDTQARVLAQGGRYDQLLGLYHPQGQTYPSIGFALNIEDLYQVLLSKAGMPRETPASDWLVVPSSPQAYLAAFAYAQTLRDSIHLVRVEMDLGERSPEDVREYARSRHIRRIAWVEAEGATKIETLS